The following are from one region of the Arcobacter defluvii genome:
- a CDS encoding PhoH family protein, producing MSFDKYYILDTNILLEDATNIYKLSQDGKNLIILAETVLDEIDTKKSGFDEINFQAREFARILENSTIVNSIKKDTYKIIRIKIENDKNTIIDIISKEEYEVNIKNVSLNIINDRKILEIATFANNYYKNQVEFLSLDIMARTRAISLDIKTDALVGKDKDVFDFNFIKEIEINFEDLAYIDNQEINKFDIDYKPYNFSYCFKVKSSDQVLLANIQNRKIKLLDEVEIRDQVITPLNKEQLFFSDAILNHYFNVLVVEAKAGSGKTLLALSGALKLVRQKFFQKIIYIRNSIESLDKGEDVGYLPGLEEKFKIYNHPLMDSLDYIIRTEHKRKRNKKNPDITISELDDSEVTARIEQMISNYGIETMWVGEMRGRTLSNSFIIIDEAQNMSNKTMQMVLSRIDSSCKVVILGSNKQIDNFYVNKYTNALTTLLKSTKNEDNLVNIFAIKLQKVLRGPITEWAEQIFSK from the coding sequence ATGAGTTTTGATAAATACTATATTCTTGACACAAATATTTTACTTGAAGATGCAACAAATATTTATAAATTGTCTCAAGATGGTAAAAATTTAATAATCCTTGCAGAAACTGTTTTAGATGAAATTGATACAAAAAAAAGTGGATTTGATGAGATAAACTTTCAGGCTAGAGAATTTGCAAGAATACTTGAAAATTCCACTATTGTTAATTCTATAAAAAAAGATACATATAAAATTATTAGAATAAAAATAGAAAATGATAAAAATACAATTATTGATATAATTTCTAAAGAAGAGTATGAAGTTAATATAAAAAATGTATCACTGAATATCATAAATGATAGAAAAATATTAGAAATTGCAACTTTTGCAAATAACTATTATAAGAATCAAGTAGAATTTTTATCTCTTGATATAATGGCAAGAACAAGAGCTATATCTCTTGATATAAAAACTGATGCATTAGTTGGTAAAGATAAAGATGTATTTGATTTTAATTTTATCAAAGAAATAGAAATAAACTTTGAAGATTTAGCATATATTGATAATCAAGAAATAAATAAATTTGATATAGATTACAAGCCATATAATTTTTCTTACTGTTTTAAAGTTAAATCATCTGATCAAGTTTTATTAGCAAATATACAAAATAGAAAAATTAAATTACTTGATGAAGTAGAGATTAGAGATCAAGTTATTACTCCATTAAATAAAGAGCAATTATTCTTTAGTGATGCGATATTAAATCATTATTTTAACGTTTTAGTTGTTGAAGCAAAAGCAGGTTCAGGGAAAACTCTTTTAGCTCTAAGTGGGGCATTAAAACTTGTGCGTCAAAAATTCTTTCAAAAGATTATTTATATAAGAAACTCTATTGAATCTCTAGATAAAGGTGAAGATGTAGGTTATCTTCCAGGTTTAGAAGAAAAGTTTAAAATATACAATCATCCATTAATGGATAGTTTAGATTATATAATTAGAACTGAACACAAAAGAAAAAGAAATAAAAAGAATCCAGATATTACAATTTCTGAATTAGATGATAGTGAAGTAACTGCTAGAATTGAACAAATGATAAGTAATTATGGCATAGAAACAATGTGGGTAGGGGAAATGAGAGGAAGAACTCTTTCTAACTCATTTATTATCATTGATGAAGCTCAAAATATGTCAAATAAAACTATGCAAATGGTTTTATCAAGAATAGATAGTAGTTGTAAAGTTGTAATTCTTGGTTCAAATAAGCAAATTGACAACTTTTATGTAAATAAATATACAAATGCTTTAACAACTCTTTTAAAATCAACAAAAAACGAAGATAATCTTGTAAATATTTTTGCAATAAAATTACAAAAAGTTCTTAGAGGTCCTATAACAGAGTGGGCTGAACAAATCTTTTCTAAATAA
- the hemJ gene encoding protoporphyrinogen oxidase HemJ — MEYYTWILTFHVVAVMSWMAMLFYLPRLFVYHVENIDKKEFIEVVKIQEYKIYKYIGAPAMWATIASGITMIILNPILLDININPWMYAKLISLILLIIYSFSLEKYRKELEKDICKKTGKFFRMYNEMPTMLAILIVGYVITKSFSLLFTSIIILLFAYISYVIMKPKKEI, encoded by the coding sequence ATGGAATATTATACTTGGATTTTAACTTTTCATGTTGTTGCAGTTATGTCATGGATGGCAATGCTATTTTATCTTCCTAGACTTTTTGTTTATCATGTTGAGAATATAGATAAAAAAGAGTTTATTGAAGTTGTAAAAATACAAGAATATAAAATTTATAAGTATATAGGTGCTCCAGCAATGTGGGCTACAATTGCAAGTGGAATCACAATGATTATTCTTAATCCAATTTTATTAGATATAAATATTAATCCTTGGATGTATGCAAAATTAATTTCATTAATTCTATTAATTATCTACTCTTTTTCATTAGAAAAATATAGAAAAGAGTTAGAAAAAGATATATGTAAAAAAACTGGTAAATTTTTTAGGATGTATAATGAAATGCCAACAATGTTGGCAATTTTAATTGTTGGATATGTAATCACTAAATCTTTTTCACTTTTATTTACATCAATTATCATACTTTTATTTGCATATATCTCTTATGTAATAATGAAACCTAAAAAGGAAATATAA
- a CDS encoding replication-associated recombination protein A, which yields MIDLSNKLRPTSLDTFVGQSHIIGKEKALYKLIKQKDIPHLFFYGKPGTGKTTLAKIIAREINTDYFYFNATSIKIEDLRKVFDKYKNSLIKPLIFIDEVHRLSKNQQEVLLPIMENYDALIIGASTENPFFTLTSAIRSRSFLYEFKAFTKEEMIKILQIALKDVDITLTNEAKEYLIISSSGDARAMLTLLNFSYKISKNIDINLLKELRENVIGDGVSSSDTHYDLASAMIKSLRGSNIDAALYYMSRLINGGESVDFITRRLVIFASEDIGNANPNALNLAVNTMIACNKIGYPESRIILSQCAIYLASSPKSNSAYKAVNKALQLIKDGKILDIPKHLDSQHIGYLYPHDFGGYVEQEYLKENLSLYDNSNIGFEKTLNDWLIKIKNKD from the coding sequence ATGATAGATCTATCTAATAAATTAAGACCAACAAGTTTAGATACTTTTGTTGGTCAATCTCATATAATTGGTAAAGAAAAAGCACTTTATAAATTAATCAAACAAAAAGATATTCCTCATCTATTTTTTTATGGTAAACCTGGAACTGGTAAAACAACTTTAGCAAAAATTATTGCAAGAGAAATTAATACTGACTACTTTTATTTTAATGCAACAAGCATAAAAATAGAAGATTTAAGAAAAGTATTTGATAAATATAAAAATAGTTTAATCAAGCCGTTAATATTCATTGATGAAGTTCATCGTCTTTCAAAAAACCAGCAAGAAGTTCTTCTTCCTATTATGGAAAATTATGATGCATTAATTATTGGAGCAAGTACAGAAAATCCTTTTTTTACTTTAACTTCTGCTATTCGTTCTCGATCTTTCTTATATGAATTTAAAGCTTTCACAAAAGAAGAAATGATAAAAATTCTTCAAATTGCATTAAAAGATGTTGATATAACTCTAACAAATGAAGCTAAAGAATATCTAATTATCTCTAGTTCTGGTGATGCAAGAGCAATGCTTACGTTATTGAATTTTTCATATAAAATATCAAAAAATATAGATATAAATTTATTAAAAGAATTAAGAGAAAATGTAATAGGAGATGGAGTATCTTCATCAGATACTCACTATGATTTAGCAAGTGCTATGATAAAATCTTTAAGAGGTTCAAATATTGATGCAGCACTTTATTATATGAGTAGATTAATAAATGGTGGAGAAAGTGTAGATTTTATAACAAGAAGATTAGTAATTTTTGCAAGTGAAGATATTGGAAATGCAAATCCAAATGCTTTAAATCTTGCAGTTAATACTATGATAGCTTGTAATAAAATTGGATATCCGGAATCAAGAATTATTCTTTCTCAATGTGCAATATATCTTGCATCAAGTCCAAAATCAAATAGTGCTTATAAAGCTGTAAATAAAGCCCTACAATTGATAAAAGATGGTAAGATACTTGATATACCTAAACATTTAGATTCACAGCATATAGGCTATTTATACCCCCATGATTTTGGTGGATATGTTGAACAAGAATATTTAAAAGAAAATTTATCACTTTATGATAATTCAAATATAGGTTTTGAAAAAACATTAAATGATTGGCTTATAAAAATAAAGAATAAGGATTAA
- a CDS encoding pseudouridine synthase — MKPNNTSSKNKKEEIKEELIRLNKFLSHNSNYSRREADKLIEEGRVKINGKVVTNLATKVSSKDDVQIGKKNIKEDKNKIYTVIVYNKPKGEIVSKNDPQGRRTIYDSLEKKYKHFLCVGRLDYSSEGLLLLSDNVDVVNSLMHSDLERVYKIKVNGVITKSVEEAMQNGITIEDARIGAHKNSKITAMTFAPFLAYDIQTNGEKFSKIKVVINEGKNRELRRFFAHFGLDVLDLKRLEYGGISLNNLPTGKTRFLSKEEYKNLRIFMNEDDRSI; from the coding sequence ATGAAACCAAATAATACATCTTCTAAAAATAAAAAAGAAGAAATAAAAGAAGAACTAATAAGATTAAACAAATTCTTATCTCATAATAGTAACTACTCAAGAAGAGAAGCAGATAAATTAATAGAAGAGGGAAGAGTAAAAATCAATGGAAAAGTTGTAACTAATCTTGCAACAAAAGTATCATCAAAAGACGATGTACAAATTGGTAAAAAGAATATTAAAGAAGATAAAAATAAAATTTATACAGTAATAGTTTATAATAAACCAAAAGGTGAAATTGTATCAAAAAACGATCCTCAAGGAAGACGTACAATTTATGATTCACTTGAAAAAAAATACAAACATTTTTTATGTGTTGGAAGACTTGATTATTCAAGTGAAGGATTGCTATTACTATCAGATAATGTTGATGTAGTTAATTCATTAATGCATTCTGACTTAGAAAGAGTATATAAAATCAAAGTAAATGGTGTAATTACTAAATCTGTTGAAGAAGCAATGCAAAATGGTATTACAATTGAAGATGCAAGAATAGGTGCACATAAAAATAGTAAGATTACAGCTATGACTTTTGCACCTTTTTTAGCATATGATATACAAACAAATGGCGAGAAATTTTCAAAAATAAAAGTTGTAATAAATGAAGGTAAAAATAGAGAATTAAGAAGATTTTTTGCTCACTTTGGACTTGATGTTTTAGATTTAAAAAGATTAGAATATGGTGGAATTTCTTTAAATAATCTACCTACAGGAAAAACTAGATTTTTATCAAAAGAAGAATACAAAAATCTTAGAATCTTTATGAACGAAGATGATAGATCTATCTAA
- a CDS encoding KpsF/GutQ family sugar-phosphate isomerase, which yields MDFKQIVKDVLLTEANELEKAAQKISFDIEKAIDLIINSKGKLIVSGVGKSGLVGAKIAATLASTGTSSFFLHPTEAMHGDLGMIGKEDIVLGISYSGESEELVQILPHLKRLNIPLIAMAKSENSTLAKYADVFINIAVDKEACPLDTAPTSSTTLTMAMGDALAVCLMKKRDFKKEDFASFHPGGSLGKKLFVKVDDLLRKHDLPVVSRETKLKDAILVMSEGRLGSVIITDKDNKVFALLSDGDLRRALMNDNFSMDCKVEDIATIHPKTLKNKELLASDALQIIENYKIQLLIVTDANDKLVGVLHIHDLIEAGIK from the coding sequence ATGGATTTTAAACAAATTGTTAAAGATGTTTTATTAACAGAAGCAAATGAATTAGAAAAAGCTGCGCAAAAAATCTCTTTTGATATTGAAAAAGCAATTGATTTAATCATTAATTCTAAAGGAAAGCTTATCGTTTCAGGTGTTGGAAAATCAGGACTTGTAGGTGCAAAAATTGCAGCAACATTAGCAAGTACAGGTACAAGTTCTTTCTTCTTACATCCTACAGAAGCTATGCATGGAGATTTAGGGATGATTGGTAAAGAAGATATTGTTCTTGGAATTTCATATAGTGGTGAAAGTGAAGAGCTTGTTCAAATTTTACCTCACTTAAAAAGATTAAATATACCATTGATAGCAATGGCAAAAAGTGAAAACTCAACTTTAGCTAAATATGCTGATGTTTTTATAAATATAGCAGTTGATAAAGAGGCTTGCCCTCTTGATACTGCTCCTACATCATCTACAACTTTAACTATGGCAATGGGTGATGCACTTGCTGTTTGTCTAATGAAAAAAAGAGATTTCAAAAAAGAAGATTTTGCTTCATTTCATCCAGGTGGAAGTTTAGGAAAAAAACTTTTTGTAAAAGTTGATGATTTATTAAGAAAGCACGATTTACCCGTAGTTTCACGTGAAACTAAACTTAAAGATGCCATTTTAGTAATGAGTGAAGGAAGACTTGGAAGCGTAATAATAACAGATAAAGATAATAAAGTATTTGCACTTTTGAGTGATGGAGATTTAAGAAGAGCATTAATGAATGATAATTTTTCTATGGACTGTAAAGTAGAAGATATAGCTACAATTCATCCTAAAACTTTAAAAAATAAAGAATTATTAGCAAGTGATGCTTTACAAATTATTGAAAACTATAAAATTCAACTATTAATAGTAACAGATGCAAATGATAAGTTGGTTGGAGTATTACATATTCACGATTTAATTGAAGCTGGAATAAAATAA
- a CDS encoding ribonuclease J, whose translation MEEINKEEQTVVSTQNETNQEEVTKTIDQVEGKKPPYKKRKPKPKVARDTQTTQQTRGEGWVSDLKKAHIINEKIHRDRLNPHYKLNLNTAAKLRVTPLGGLGEIGGNMMVIETENEAIIVDVGMSFPDGDMHGVDILIPDFTYIREIKDKIVAVIITHGHEDHIGAMPYLFKEMQFPIYGTSLPLEMIGSKFDEHKMREYRSLFRAIQKRTPIKIGNDFEVEWMHVTHSIIDSSCIAVKTAAGTMIHTGDFKIDHTPIDGFPTDLHRIAHYGEEGVLLLTSDSTNSHSPGFTRTEKTVGPTFDRIFQNAKGRVIMSTFSSNIHRVSQAIEKALFYNRKICVIGRSMEKNLEIAMNLGYIKFPKDQFIEAHEVNKYNDKEVLIVTTGSQGESMSALYRMAIHEHRHIKIKPDDQIILSAKAIPGNEGSVSGIINHLLKAGAKVAYQDYPDIHVSGHAAQEEQKLMLRLVKPKFFLPVHGEYNHALKHGQTGIDCGVLERNVYIMSDGEQIEVTPKYLKKVRTVKSGKVYIDNQLNHKISDDVILDRQTMAKEGVVMIVAQINESDRTLAQKPKVSSFGLVSDKQDKFFSKEIEDLLNIFLENVKPGILKNNKILEDELRKVVRKHCTRKYKKYPMIIPTIFVQ comes from the coding sequence ATGGAAGAAATTAACAAAGAAGAACAAACTGTTGTTAGTACTCAAAATGAGACTAATCAAGAAGAAGTTACAAAAACTATTGATCAAGTAGAAGGCAAAAAACCTCCTTACAAGAAAAGAAAACCTAAACCAAAAGTTGCAAGAGATACACAAACTACACAACAAACTAGAGGTGAAGGATGGGTAAGTGATCTTAAAAAAGCACATATCATAAATGAAAAAATTCATAGAGATAGACTTAATCCACACTATAAACTTAACTTAAACACAGCTGCTAAACTTAGAGTTACTCCTCTTGGAGGATTAGGTGAAATTGGTGGTAACATGATGGTTATTGAAACTGAGAATGAAGCGATAATCGTTGATGTTGGTATGAGTTTCCCTGATGGAGATATGCATGGTGTTGATATTTTAATTCCTGATTTTACTTATATTAGAGAAATCAAAGATAAAATTGTTGCTGTAATTATCACTCATGGACATGAAGATCATATTGGTGCAATGCCATATTTATTCAAAGAGATGCAATTCCCAATTTATGGTACATCATTACCTTTAGAAATGATAGGTTCTAAATTTGATGAACATAAAATGAGAGAGTATCGATCTTTATTTAGAGCTATTCAAAAAAGAACACCTATAAAAATTGGAAATGATTTTGAAGTTGAATGGATGCATGTAACTCACTCTATTATTGATTCATCATGTATTGCTGTTAAAACAGCAGCTGGAACAATGATTCATACTGGTGATTTTAAAATTGACCATACTCCAATAGATGGTTTTCCAACAGATTTACATAGAATTGCGCATTATGGGGAAGAGGGTGTTTTACTTTTAACATCTGATTCAACAAATTCTCATTCTCCAGGTTTTACACGAACTGAAAAAACTGTTGGTCCTACATTTGATAGAATATTCCAAAATGCAAAAGGTAGAGTAATTATGTCTACTTTTTCATCAAATATTCATAGAGTTTCACAAGCTATAGAAAAAGCTCTTTTTTATAATAGAAAAATCTGTGTTATTGGAAGATCTATGGAAAAGAATTTAGAAATTGCAATGAATTTAGGGTATATTAAATTCCCAAAAGATCAATTTATTGAAGCACATGAAGTAAACAAGTATAATGATAAAGAAGTTTTAATTGTAACAACAGGAAGTCAAGGTGAATCAATGTCAGCATTATACAGAATGGCAATTCATGAACATAGACATATTAAAATTAAACCTGATGATCAAATAATCCTTTCTGCAAAAGCAATTCCAGGTAATGAAGGAAGTGTTTCTGGAATAATTAATCATCTTTTAAAAGCAGGTGCAAAAGTTGCATATCAAGATTATCCAGATATTCATGTGTCAGGACATGCAGCACAAGAAGAGCAAAAATTAATGCTTAGACTTGTAAAACCTAAATTCTTCTTGCCAGTTCATGGTGAATATAATCATGCTTTAAAACATGGTCAAACTGGAATTGATTGTGGTGTTTTAGAAAGAAATGTTTATATTATGAGTGATGGTGAACAAATTGAAGTTACACCTAAATATCTTAAAAAAGTAAGAACAGTAAAATCTGGAAAAGTTTATATTGATAATCAACTAAATCACAAAATTTCTGATGATGTAATTTTAGATAGACAAACAATGGCAAAAGAGGGTGTCGTTATGATTGTTGCACAAATTAACGAAAGTGATCGAACACTGGCACAAAAACCAAAAGTTTCTTCATTTGGATTAGTTTCAGATAAACAAGATAAATTCTTTTCAAAAGAAATTGAAGATTTATTAAATATCTTCTTAGAAAATGTAAAACCTGGTATTCTTAAAAATAATAAAATTTTAGAAGATGAACTAAGAAAAGTTGTAAGAAAGCACTGTACTAGAAAATACAAAAAATATCCTATGATAATCCCAACTATATTTGTACAATAA
- the rsmA gene encoding 16S rRNA (adenine(1518)-N(6)/adenine(1519)-N(6))-dimethyltransferase RsmA has product MEKVKAKKQYGQNFLKDTTILDKIIQSMPMNNNYVVEIGPGLGDLTKNLVKYKDLTAYEVDTDLIGILKSKFVIEIEEGKLKLIHTDVLEAWDKQKSLHDGKYDLIANLPYYIATNIILRALEDVACEHIIVMIQREVAEKFTAKANDKEYSSLGIITELLSVDAKILFDVPPESFDPPPKVMSSILYIKKDMSKSFDKEFNKFLKACFIQPRKKLSKNLTSLLTKETISDIYKELNINDNVRPHEVSSSLYSQMYTKVKNGRN; this is encoded by the coding sequence ATGGAAAAAGTAAAAGCAAAAAAACAATACGGACAAAACTTTTTAAAAGATACGACTATTTTGGATAAAATCATCCAATCGATGCCCATGAATAATAATTACGTGGTTGAAATTGGGCCTGGATTAGGTGATTTGACCAAAAATTTAGTCAAGTACAAAGATTTAACTGCTTATGAAGTTGATACTGATTTAATTGGTATTTTAAAGTCTAAATTTGTAATAGAGATAGAAGAAGGTAAACTAAAACTGATCCACACTGATGTTTTAGAGGCTTGGGATAAGCAAAAAAGCCTTCATGATGGTAAATATGATTTAATAGCAAACTTACCATACTATATTGCAACAAACATTATATTAAGAGCGTTAGAAGACGTTGCTTGTGAACATATTATAGTTATGATTCAAAGAGAGGTTGCTGAAAAATTTACAGCAAAGGCAAATGATAAAGAATACTCATCATTAGGTATTATTACTGAATTACTTTCAGTTGATGCAAAAATACTTTTTGATGTTCCCCCTGAATCATTTGATCCTCCACCAAAAGTAATGTCTTCAATTCTTTATATTAAAAAAGATATGTCTAAAAGTTTTGATAAAGAGTTTAATAAGTTTTTAAAAGCCTGTTTTATACAGCCTAGAAAAAAGCTTTCTAAAAACTTAACATCACTTCTTACTAAAGAGACGATTTCTGATATTTATAAGGAACTAAATATTAATGATAATGTAAGACCTCATGAAGTAAGTTCATCTTTGTATAGCCAAATGTATACAAAGGTAAAAAATGGAAGAAATTAA
- the hisF gene encoding imidazole glycerol phosphate synthase subunit HisF has product MSSFAKRIIPCLDVDNGRVVKGVNFVGLRDAGDPVEVAKRYNAEGADEITFLDITASHQNRGTIVDIVKQVAKEVFIPLTVGGGIRKLEDIYALLNVGCDKVSINSSAVSNPDLINESSKRFGSQCIVVAIDVKRVADGSYHVFVKGGREDTGLDALAWAKEVYDRGAGEILLTSMDTDGAKTGFELNITEQISKLVDIPVIASGGAGTMEHIKEAFEHGASAALAASIFHFKEIDIMDLKRYLRANNIPVRI; this is encoded by the coding sequence TTGAGTAGTTTTGCAAAAAGAATAATACCATGTTTAGATGTTGACAATGGAAGAGTTGTAAAAGGCGTAAATTTTGTGGGTTTAAGAGATGCTGGCGATCCTGTAGAAGTTGCAAAAAGATACAACGCAGAAGGTGCAGATGAAATAACATTTTTAGATATTACTGCAAGTCATCAAAATAGAGGAACTATTGTTGATATAGTAAAACAAGTTGCAAAAGAAGTTTTTATTCCTTTAACTGTTGGTGGAGGAATTAGAAAACTTGAAGATATTTATGCACTTTTAAATGTTGGTTGTGACAAAGTTTCAATTAACTCTTCAGCAGTTTCAAATCCAGATTTAATAAATGAAAGTTCAAAAAGATTTGGAAGTCAATGTATTGTTGTTGCAATTGATGTAAAAAGAGTTGCTGATGGTTCATACCATGTTTTTGTAAAAGGAGGACGTGAAGATACAGGTCTTGATGCACTTGCTTGGGCAAAAGAAGTTTATGATAGAGGTGCTGGTGAAATACTTCTTACTTCTATGGACACTGATGGTGCAAAAACTGGATTTGAGTTAAATATTACAGAACAAATTTCAAAATTAGTTGATATTCCAGTAATTGCAAGTGGTGGAGCTGGAACTATGGAACATATAAAAGAGGCATTTGAACATGGTGCTAGTGCTGCACTTGCTGCTTCGATTTTTCACTTTAAAGAAATAGATATTATGGATTTAAAAAGATATTTAAGAGCAAATAATATACCAGTAAGGATATAA
- a CDS encoding SIMPL domain-containing protein, giving the protein MKKRIFLALILPILGFSYELNFNKSFAKIVNPDLLSTNININVEKKDETKVNTEIDKFNDFIKNNKDVNIKNGSYTLSPKYKYYDNKQEFIGYVGSLRYTAESKDAKELNKFMNELILIKDKIKTDDVKLNISNVSWQISDDLQNKSYDDLRFEAINWIENYAKTLSSKLNKKCEVKQININEFNNGNIVYARSEIALSSMSKSVADVAPISSEQNITVNPNFILECR; this is encoded by the coding sequence ATGAAGAAAAGGATATTTTTAGCATTGATTTTACCCATTTTGGGATTTTCTTATGAATTAAATTTTAATAAAAGTTTTGCAAAAATTGTTAACCCTGATTTATTAAGTACAAATATAAATATCAATGTAGAAAAAAAAGATGAAACTAAAGTAAATACTGAAATAGATAAGTTTAATGATTTTATTAAAAATAATAAAGATGTTAATATTAAAAATGGAAGTTATACTTTAAGCCCAAAATATAAATATTACGATAATAAACAAGAATTTATTGGATATGTAGGAAGTTTAAGATATACAGCAGAATCAAAAGATGCAAAAGAACTAAATAAATTTATGAATGAATTGATTTTGATTAAAGATAAAATAAAAACTGATGATGTAAAACTTAATATATCAAATGTTTCTTGGCAAATAAGTGATGATTTACAAAATAAAAGTTATGATGATTTACGATTTGAAGCAATTAATTGGATTGAAAATTATGCAAAAACTTTATCTTCAAAATTAAATAAAAAATGTGAAGTAAAGCAGATAAATATAAATGAATTTAATAATGGAAATATTGTATATGCTAGAAGTGAAATAGCATTATCAAGTATGTCAAAATCAGTTGCAGATGTAGCTCCAATTAGTAGTGAACAAAATATTACAGTAAATCCAAATTTTATTTTGGAGTGCAGATGA
- a CDS encoding purine-nucleoside phosphorylase has product MIVCAGRNETFPFAHQIGVGLIESSINLTRICLFDKPEYLLFVGSAGSYGNHKIFDIVESKRASNIELGFLTGSAYTPLDNVLESENKFARNDTIVNSSNYISTNEKLCKEFLEYGVGIENMEFFSVLSVAKEFEIPVAGIFVITNYTNENAHEDFIKNHKEAMEKLTNYLIEKNIIK; this is encoded by the coding sequence ATGATTGTATGTGCGGGAAGAAATGAAACTTTTCCATTTGCTCATCAAATTGGTGTTGGTCTAATAGAATCATCAATAAATCTTACAAGAATATGTTTATTTGATAAGCCAGAATATCTGCTTTTTGTTGGAAGTGCAGGAAGTTATGGAAATCACAAAATTTTTGATATAGTTGAATCAAAAAGAGCTTCAAACATCGAACTTGGATTTTTAACTGGAAGTGCATATACACCTTTAGATAATGTTTTAGAATCTGAAAATAAATTTGCAAGAAATGATACTATTGTAAATTCATCAAATTATATATCAACAAATGAAAAATTATGTAAAGAGTTTTTGGAATATGGTGTTGGAATTGAAAATATGGAGTTTTTTTCAGTTCTTAGTGTTGCAAAAGAGTTTGAAATTCCAGTTGCTGGAATATTTGTAATAACAAATTATACAAATGAAAATGCCCATGAAGATTTTATAAAAAATCACAAAGAGGCAATGGAAAAATTAACAAATTATTTAATAGAAAAAAATATAATAAAATAG